The genomic interval CTCGTTCGTGTCTTGCTTGGTATGCTTTATGAGGAAACAAAACTTTGGGAGGATCTTTCCAAGGTTGCAGGACTTGTTAAGATTGCTGCGATTGTTTTGGGAGACGAGGTTCAATTTGACGAGTTGATTGTTTTATTAGAACGAGTGGTTTTGTTGTTAGAAGATGATGGGGATGGAAAAGAAAAAAAAGAACATATTATGTGCAGTGTAATAAGGTCTGCAATCGTTATTTTAAAACGATCTCTTAGTGCTGGTGTATATGACAGTATAGATTTAGAATCTGTCTTATCTTTTGATGTGCGTGATTGTGATGCATATACAAAGAGTTTCATAATGCATAGTCTGCCTTTCGTTATTCATAAAGAATGCTCTATGGGCTGGGAAATGTACGATAGACTTTTTGATGCTATGGATGATGAGTTTGATCTTGTTGAAGGAGTTTTGTTTTATAATTATGAAAATAATTTCAATAAGGTTAAACCGTATTTAGACCTCATTCTAAATAATAATTTCAAGAAGGGGTCTGAAGTATGGGGCACAATATCTGCATTAGCTTATTTGTCTGGTCATATCGCTTGGGATGATTTTTTCGCAGGCGTAGAAATGCTTGGTCAGGAATGTGTGGTTGGAGGAGTGCATGTTCTTGCTGTAAATATGCATTTGGATGACTGTAGAGACAAATGTATTAACGGTTTGATTAGTTTGTTTAATTCTTCAATTATGTCAAGGTCTGCCATCAATAAGGCTGCAAATCTTTTTGAGAAAAACACAAATGTTCCTGAAGTTTTAGTTGATGCATTCCTTGCTGCTATTCCAAATGCAAAGCATAGTCGGGGAATTCGGATATTTAATGATTGGCTATCCCAAAAAGCAAATAATGATCCGTATTGGGCAATTGGTCCTTGTGAAATGTTAGCTGAGGTTTACGAGGCTAAGAAGGATGATTCGCATTTATATATGTCAGGTCGGGAGTCCCTTATCTGCACTTTGACAGAAATTCTTCGTGAAGCTGACGAAAGTGACGACGAAGAGTTGATTGAGCGTGTTTTAAATGTCCAGGATAGGTTTCTTGATCTTGGCATAACTGACATAGAGAAAATATACACAGATTATAATTAGCCTCTCTTTCAGAGTCTATTTTCCAATTCTCGGTGTCCCGATTCATATCTAATGGTCTGCAAAGTTATTAACGTTGTTCTAGCTGGTAAGAATGGCTTGAAGTTCGTGTTTTATGCCCCGCTGTCCTTTTAGTGAGGGGAGGGCATAGTGTGGGGTTTTATAGCGTAATTCTACCCTCGCTTATATAGAGATACTTTGGTTCACTCTTACAGGATGTATGTTATCTGTAATTTGATTGATGAGTTATTATAGCTAATTATGTGAGGTTGAGTCGTGGTGGATCATTCTGAAGAACGTTTTTGGTATTGCTGGATATATAGAACTGAGTCTACTCCTGTAGAGTTTATTTACGGGTATGCTGCGCAATCGAATATTCCTGCAACAGAGTCCCAGTCCATGGTCACCAAGGTTAGTGATGATATTTTGGAGTGTTATTTCCCCTTGTCTCAGGAATTGGGTGATGAGTTCTTTTCGGCTTTTGATGATGGGGTAATCAATTTTGAAATTTTGGATGATTGTCTTGGCAAAGAGCATTGTAAGTTCATGCAGTCATCTATCCAGCCTGCGTTAGGCTCCTCTACAGCTAAAGTTGATTCATACTACACCATGAATGTAACTGGTCATGACTTTTTGAAAAATGAAATTCAAAGTATTTTCAGGCACTTTCAAAGTAGTCTTCCCTTTGCTGAGCCACAGAAGTTCATGCACCGACTTGGTGCTTTTGATATTATCCATATGCCGATCTATGCAGAGGATGATATTCCGCCTTTTCGTTTTAGGCTTTCTGGGTTGAATACAAAGGATTTCCTAGCAACGGCCAGAAATGAATATAAAATTTTACGGCGTCAGGATTATGCTCAGTCAAATCATATAGCTCATGTTCAACTTTTTTCTGGTGAGACCATTACGAGTGATTCAATGATGTTTCTTCCTGCCGGGACAGAAGTTTTTGGTCCCGTTGAAGTTTTAAATGAGTTTGATCGAACAAAATTATGGATTTTTAACGCAAAGGGGGAACTAGTTTATAGTGATGATCTTTATTGGCTAAACACGATAGTGCTGAGTTCCTCATTAAGTGGGGCGAAAGTTGCTATTAAGGATAAGCTGACCAAAAGTGTAGAAGGCACAGGCGATAAGCATAGGCAGAAGAAGATTACAAATGTGCAAGCCAGTTCTAAAGCTGACAACTCTGAAATTGGGTTTCATGCCAATAAAGATTTTAATAACTATCGGCGAGCGATGTTGGATAGGGGAAAAGTCTTATTTGAAAGCCCTTCTTGTGACAGGTGGTTCCCCAAAGGGCCGTTGGGGGCGTGTGATTCCATTCTATATATAAAGTCATTACTGGAGAGGGGGATTGAGCAAGCTTGGGTTGTAGATCCATTTTTCGATAAGAAAGCTTTAGAAGCAATTGTTCCTAGAATTTCTAAAAGAGGGTTAACGCTTACAATTATTACAAATATTCATAATGTCGATCCTGAAAATGGAGAATTGATTGGCGAAGATAGTCCTTCCCTTGTAAATGATTTGGAAAAGTTTGCAGTAAAGATAAAACCATTCATCCATTGCCATCTTAAAATTATTAATCTGCTGAAAAGTCAAAATTCTCCACGGCAAGCCTTCCACGATAGGTATCTCTGTTTAAAGTCCAATGCAGGTGAGTTCTCTGTCTTTTTATTGTCCAATAGTTTGAATAGCTTCATGGGCGAATACCCATTTTGTATGAGTCGTGTCGATGGCGATGTTGCAAGAGATCTTCAAGAATACATAATTACATTGGCTGATAAGATCGACCCTGTCTCCAATAAGGAATTGTATTGCAATATGGAGTGGGATAGCCATGCATAGTGTGCCTCATCCAAAAGATTTGCCGTGGGTGACTTGGTTGTTGTCTATCTTAGTGGACAGTGCGAATGGATCTAGCGAGGAAATTTATGCTGCCGTAGAGCAAGAAGGCTTTATTTCTGTTCACAGTTCTGGGTTGTGGAAGATTGATAAAGAATGGTGTGTTGAGATTCCAAATTTAATTAGAGCTGAAAAGCATCTTGATACTCCTAAAAACGTAGCTTTGTTTGTTATGGCTGTAGGAGAATTTTCAGCCTGCTGTAATGGATTCCCTCTTGAGGGTTGCAAAGAGATATTGCAGGAATCAAAGGGCGCGCGGGAAATAGAGAAAGTTTTTGACTTAATAGGGAAGTTAGCAGCAGAGCATTACCCTCAGCAAGAAGTGCGTATAGAGTTTCTTGGACATAGCCAACGTGTTAATAGCTGTTCGTGGGATTATGAGTCATATAGGGATGTTGCATGGTACGATGACTATCAGCCTTTTTTTAAAGTTATGAATAGGTGGGGGCTTTCTAGAGGGATATGTCTTCTTGCTAAGTCGGATTTAAAAAGTTTTGGGTGCTGGTTGTCTAGGCAAAATGATCCGGCAATTATATGCCCGGTTATGTATTCTGTCATGCAGTTTGCATTTTTTATTGATAGGGAGCTGGTCTATAGCCTTTTAAAGACTTCACATCCGTTTTTGCAGCTGCTTGGGGTAGTGTATTCTCATTACTATATTAGAACGCAAGATAATCTTGAATGGAAATTATCTCTAGATGAGGCTTTGGATATTGCCAAGTCTGCTGAAATTAATATTGAAGATGTCGCGTGGACTTCATTTCAGCGTTTGGCTGATATTTATTGTGCCAAGAATAATGTGCGCAAGCAAATTACGGAGTGCATAGTTCGTGGGGCCTCTAAGAAAAGAATATGCGAACTTGAAGAGTATAGTGCTAAGCTTCAGTCATTATTTGATGAGTCTTTGTGCTTTTTTGCCTCTCATTATCCTGACGGTGGGGTGTCGAGTGAAAGAGTTCAATATTTGATCAAAGTTTCGATGGCTAATTACGAATTGCCATTGCTACTCGCAGAAAAATTATCTTCTGAACAGCGTAAGACTCTTTTGCAAGCAATTATAAAAAAGTTTCATGAGGATTGTGGGTTCCTTGGCGATCTAGATTTGAGTGAAAACTATATTGGCCCACATAAATGGCGAGAGCATTCAAGCGTAGCAGCGAAAGCCTTTGTCTTGCTGCATGAGAGGGAAAATATCGGGAAAAAGTTTGGCTCTCTATTTATGAAGTCGGAGAAGGTGTTTCTGCCGTATTCTCGACAGCCTTATCTCTTTTTTCGTGATTATAGCTGCTGGGCCCATGTCTTCGGCAAGCTGGGTATGATGTATTTGTATGCGTTTAAGGTTGTGTTTGAGGCTGGACAACTTGGATGTACTGAAGGTGTGGATTATCTTCGTGAATATGTTTTCAAACAGTCTTTGGAATTGTTGAAGTTCTATAAGGGAGAATGGTGCTTTCATTCTATTTTTGATTCTTTGAGCCAGCGGTCTGCACATGAGCTAAGCAGTATTGATGACTCGACGATTCTCGGTACGGTTAATGATTTTGTCCAAGAGAGGAGAGGGTATCCTATCGCGCGACTTAATTTTCTTTGGGTGAATTCTGATATATTTGAAGGCAATAGAGAATTAGCTTTTGAGTTGTTGAATGAATTTAGCCTGACTGAGAGTATGAAAAGACAACGGGATGTCAATTTTAGCGGATATATAAATGTTGTTGATATGGCATTAGCTCTATCTGCTCAAAATGATAATGAATTAGCGGTGAACCATATTCTGAAGTCGTGGCAATGTTTTTATGACCGCTGGGACGGCGAGAATAAAGAAGACTGGCGCGATGTTCCAGCTAGAGTTGCAAAAGCACTACAGGGTGATCCAGTGGCCCTAGAGTTGATATTGGCGGATGACAGGTACAAAGCTAGCGCGAGCAGGAAGGTTTGTGAGG from Desulfovibrio sp. JC010 carries:
- a CDS encoding VPA1262 family N-terminal domain-containing protein — translated: MDHSEERFWYCWIYRTESTPVEFIYGYAAQSNIPATESQSMVTKVSDDILECYFPLSQELGDEFFSAFDDGVINFEILDDCLGKEHCKFMQSSIQPALGSSTAKVDSYYTMNVTGHDFLKNEIQSIFRHFQSSLPFAEPQKFMHRLGAFDIIHMPIYAEDDIPPFRFRLSGLNTKDFLATARNEYKILRRQDYAQSNHIAHVQLFSGETITSDSMMFLPAGTEVFGPVEVLNEFDRTKLWIFNAKGELVYSDDLYWLNTIVLSSSLSGAKVAIKDKLTKSVEGTGDKHRQKKITNVQASSKADNSEIGFHANKDFNNYRRAMLDRGKVLFESPSCDRWFPKGPLGACDSILYIKSLLERGIEQAWVVDPFFDKKALEAIVPRISKRGLTLTIITNIHNVDPENGELIGEDSPSLVNDLEKFAVKIKPFIHCHLKIINLLKSQNSPRQAFHDRYLCLKSNAGEFSVFLLSNSLNSFMGEYPFCMSRVDGDVARDLQEYIITLADKIDPVSNKELYCNMEWDSHA